Proteins from a genomic interval of Brienomyrus brachyistius isolate T26 unplaced genomic scaffold, BBRACH_0.4 scaffold34, whole genome shotgun sequence:
- the LOC125721603 gene encoding uncharacterized protein LOC125721603 encodes MSIVKTTVNLQRIDWLLPKGAVSVRIAPEYIPGPVGRGQTSSSDAGRRKKCRTRPPAASSLTTSASPGSAAIPVATSRGQQGTGRRRNTAGGRSGRRRRYDQQKGLEPKPSSPTFSSSSFLFPSSAPSPFVSSPFLFMGSSVLLPHLVTPVSPAPHPYSAPGLVHLTPLLQAPAQAVAASSNLEKFYWLYNYYVTKYSKMTYDAKCFTEYWCQEFWNRHLNEINLAKQGKNEDNEGTHSSKRRRIDEDEFIFPIDALEQLSTMPRAQEMGVEMGYQSDAHSYISL; translated from the exons atgtccatcgtgaaaaccaccgtgaatctccagaggattgactggctgctgccgaaaggtgcagtcagtgtgcggatcgccccggaatacatccccggtccagttggccgag gacaaaccagttccagtgatgctggccgtcggaagaagtgccgcaccaggccgccggcagccagctccctgaccacgtctgcctctcctggatctgctgccatcccggtggcaaccagcaggggtcagcagggcacaggccgccgtagaaatacggcgggaggccggtcagggcgaagaaggaggtatgaccaacagaaggggttagagcctaagcccagctcaccaaccttctcctcctcttcatttttatttccgtcttcagccccctccccttttgtttcatccccatttctttttatgggctcctctgttttattgccacacttagtcacacctgtaagcccagctccacatccatattcagctccaggcctggttcatctgacccctctgcttcaggctccagcacaggctgtagccgcctcatctaacctggaaaaattctattggttgtataactattatgtaaccaagtactctaaaatgacctatgacgccaagtgctttactgagtactggtgtcaggagttttggaacagacatttaaatgaaattaacttagcgaaacaggggaagaatgaggataatgagggtactcattcatccaagaggcgtaggattgatgaagatgagttcatctttcctattgatgcactggagcagctaagtactatgcccagggctcaggagatgggtgtggagatgggctatcagtcagatgcacatagctacatttctctgtag
- the LOC125721581 gene encoding G-protein coupled receptor family C group 5 member B-like, producing the protein MAFSSFLASLLIMMSLVDNSFSEDEASFQRCTSFKWPFTPLCDLGTVWGVVVPVGLGGAALASLILALVLLCRLMRNIEAKRRSEVTPLLLLLASIIGLCGLSAVYLTEEGQHACIYRYAILAMLFVPCLACLLAQGMRLHRLAQTTYSRIIGAMVGFIALLAGAQGIATTLWVVAITMNQGQLACRSRPQDLTMAFIYVLVLLSAALSGVACGWFQRQPSKCRVAWLLATWVASALLWGARLCFHTRANAALGLPSTWDDLEHALVLVVQAWLLLLLHAIPEAHTWLRLASEPCPQTPANVTTTGSSEEISLSSWPFGHMQGSWSSQSSSARNTDVEQGPSTPFGSNQSITITIPEEGAVTSI; encoded by the exons ATGGCATTCTCATCCTTCTTGGCGAGCCTCCTCATCATGATGTCTCTTGTTGACAACAGCTTCTCCGAGGATGAAGCTTCTTTTCAAAGGTGCACATCCTTCAAGTGGCCCTTCACCCCACTTTGCGACTTGGGCACTGTATGGGGTGTGGTGGTGCCAGTGGGACTGGGCGGGGCAGCCCTGGCCTCCCTCATCCTGGCCCTGGTGCTGCTGTGCCGCTTAATGCGGAACATCGAGGCAAAAAGGCGTAGCGAGGTAACACCGCTGCTGTTGCTGCTAGCCAGCATCATTGGGCTATGCGGCCTCAGCGCGGTGTATCTCACTGAGGAGGGCCAGCATGCCTGCATATATAGATATGCAATCTTGGCTATGTTGTTTGTGCCATGCCTTGCATGCCTGCTGGCCCAGGGCATGCGGCTACACCGGCTGGCACAAACAACATATAGCCGCATCATTGGAGCCATGGTGGGGTTCATTGCCTTGCTGGCCGGGGCACAAGGTATCGCAACTACCCTATGGGTAGTTGCGATCACCATGAATCAGGGCCAGCTAGCCTGTCGGTCCCGGCCACAGGACCTCACCATGGCTTTCATTTATGTGCTGGTCCTCCTCAGTGCGGCGCTCTCTGGGGTGGCATGCGGCTGGTTCCAGAGGCAGCCCTCAAAATGCAGGGTGGCATGGCTGCTTGCTACTTGGGTGGCCTCTGCCCTGCTGTGGGGTGCCAGGCTCTGCTTCCACACACGTGCCAACGCAGCTCTTGGTCTTCCCTCCACTTGGGATGACCTTGAGCATGCGTTGGTGCTGGTGGTGCAGGCCTGGCTCCTCCTACTGCTGCATGCCATCCCAGAGGCCCACACCTGGCTGCgcctagcctcagagccctGCCCACAGACCCCAGCCAACGTCACCACCACTGGCTCCAGTGAGGAaatctccctgtcctcctggccatTTGGGCACATGCAGGGCTCCTGGTCCAGTCAGAGCAGTTCAG CCAGGAACACTGACGTTGAACAAGGGCCCAGTACCCCCTTCGGCAGCAACCAGtccatcaccatcaccatcccggaggagggagca GTGACCTCCATCTAA